A genome region from Candidatus Thermokryptus mobilis includes the following:
- a CDS encoding D-2-hydroxyacid dehydrogenase translates to MKRKLIITHRIRNSHLEKIISAIGHQAEIIYDPEKQKINDIIDEVEIIFGDIERDHAKRAKNLKWIHLGYAGVDMILYPEIVNSDVIVTCSKGIHQFHMTEFLFGIILTLTRKIDQILENQKLKKWDKQVARSFESLYGKTMGILGLGNIGKQIARVSKSFGMYVIGMKRTKTEVENVDEVVTRENIQHLLENSDFIVVVLPLTEETYHLIGEREFDLMKKRPYFFNIGRGAVVDEKALINALIEKKISGAGLDVFEEEPLPPESPLWEMENVIITPHIAGLFPNYWEEPTNLFIENFKLYIDGKQLINVVDKIAGY, encoded by the coding sequence ATGAAAAGAAAACTCATAATAACACATAGGATAAGAAATTCTCACCTTGAAAAAATTATCTCCGCTATCGGGCATCAAGCCGAAATTATCTACGATCCAGAAAAGCAAAAGATAAATGATATCATAGATGAGGTTGAGATTATTTTCGGGGACATTGAAAGAGACCATGCGAAGAGGGCGAAGAACTTGAAATGGATACACCTTGGTTACGCTGGAGTTGATATGATTTTGTATCCCGAGATTGTAAATAGCGATGTAATTGTGACCTGTTCAAAAGGGATTCACCAGTTCCATATGACGGAATTTTTATTTGGGATAATTTTAACCTTGACGAGAAAAATTGATCAAATCCTTGAGAATCAAAAATTAAAAAAATGGGATAAGCAAGTCGCTCGTTCATTTGAATCACTTTATGGGAAAACGATGGGAATCCTCGGACTTGGAAACATTGGGAAACAAATTGCTCGCGTTTCAAAATCTTTTGGGATGTATGTGATCGGAATGAAAAGGACAAAAACCGAAGTTGAAAATGTTGATGAGGTTGTAACAAGGGAAAACATTCAGCATCTTCTTGAAAATTCCGACTTCATCGTTGTCGTTTTGCCTTTGACTGAAGAAACATATCATTTAATTGGTGAAAGGGAATTTGACTTGATGAAGAAACGACCATACTTTTTCAACATTGGGCGAGGAGCTGTCGTTGATGAAAAAGCTCTGATAAATGCACTGATTGAAAAAAAGATAAGTGGTGCGGGGCTTGATGTCTTTGAAGAAGAACCCTTACCCCCTGAATCACCTCTCTGGGAGATGGAAAATGTCATCATAACTCCGCATATCGCTGGTTTATTCCCAAATTATTGGGAAGAACCAACGAATTTATTCATTGAAAACTTCAAACTTTATATTGACGGAAAACAACTCATTAATGTCGTTGACAAAATCGCTGGCTATTAA
- a CDS encoding NAD(P)/FAD-dependent oxidoreductase, with the protein MKDETFDITIVGAGPVGLYATYYAGLRDMKTKLIDALPQLGGQLTALYPEKYIYDVAGFPKILAKDLAENLINQALQYEPTVCLNEKIVKLEYLESEKILKLTSENGNTHLSKTVVLTLGIGAFVPRKLDIPDVHKLEGKGIHYIVRDKSIFKGKNILIVGGGDSAVDWALNLEGLAKHITLIHRRDVFKAHEDSLKKLFNSTVEVRTFYELKRVHGDEHVEGATIFDNRNGAETYLDVQHIILSLGFLANLEFIQGWGIELEKNAIKVNSKMETNIPGVYAAGDIVSYLGKLKLISTGFGEAAIAVNSTKNYIDPSSKFFPGHSSDFVPKKIKSG; encoded by the coding sequence ATGAAAGATGAAACTTTTGACATAACCATTGTCGGTGCAGGTCCGGTTGGGCTTTATGCTACTTATTACGCCGGATTAAGAGATATGAAGACAAAACTCATTGACGCACTACCACAACTTGGCGGACAACTTACAGCACTTTATCCAGAAAAATATATTTACGATGTCGCTGGTTTCCCAAAAATTTTAGCTAAAGATTTAGCCGAAAATCTTATAAATCAAGCACTTCAATATGAACCAACAGTTTGTCTGAATGAAAAAATTGTGAAGCTTGAATATCTTGAAAGCGAAAAAATTTTAAAACTTACATCTGAAAACGGGAATACCCATCTTTCAAAAACGGTCGTATTAACACTTGGCATTGGTGCTTTCGTCCCAAGAAAACTTGACATACCCGATGTTCATAAACTTGAGGGAAAGGGGATTCATTACATCGTCCGAGATAAATCAATTTTTAAAGGGAAAAACATATTGATAGTCGGCGGTGGTGATTCAGCTGTTGACTGGGCTTTGAACCTTGAAGGACTTGCAAAACATATAACACTAATTCATAGAAGGGATGTTTTCAAAGCGCATGAGGATAGCTTGAAGAAACTTTTTAATTCAACGGTTGAAGTCAGGACTTTCTACGAGTTAAAGCGCGTTCACGGTGATGAACATGTTGAGGGAGCAACGATCTTTGATAACAGAAATGGCGCTGAAACATATCTTGATGTTCAACATATAATTCTATCCCTCGGATTTCTGGCGAACCTTGAATTCATACAAGGCTGGGGAATTGAACTTGAGAAGAACGCAATCAAAGTAAATTCAAAGATGGAAACCAATATCCCTGGGGTTTACGCAGCTGGGGATATTGTAAGCTATCTAGGGAAGTTAAAACTCATATCAACTGGCTTTGGCGAAGCTGCGATTGCTGTTAATTCCACCAAAAATTACATTGACCCATCGTCAAAATTTTTCCCAGGACATAGCAGTGATTTCGTCCCTAAAAAGATTAAATCGGGATGA